From a single Acidobacteriota bacterium genomic region:
- a CDS encoding fumarylacetoacetate hydrolase family protein — MKIEIKEDYLPSKIVCVGRNYADHAAELGNEVPKAPLLFLKAPSSLIRDGEAIVIPPQSERVEHEAELAIVMKERANDLSDDDDVLKYILGFTCLNDVTARDIQRADVQFTRGKSFDTFCPIGPQIETELDVADIEVQCRVNGEVRQTGRTSQMVFPVEFLVRYISRQMTLMPGDVIATGTPAGVSQLHPGDVCEVIIEGIGTLSNPVIAKPAQP, encoded by the coding sequence ATGAAGATCGAGATAAAAGAGGACTACTTACCGTCTAAGATCGTTTGCGTTGGCCGCAATTATGCCGATCATGCTGCCGAGCTTGGCAACGAGGTGCCCAAAGCACCGCTGCTATTCCTTAAAGCACCTTCCTCGCTTATCCGCGACGGCGAAGCGATCGTAATCCCGCCGCAATCCGAAAGGGTTGAGCATGAGGCGGAGCTGGCGATAGTGATGAAAGAACGGGCAAACGACCTATCGGACGATGACGACGTCCTCAAGTATATCCTCGGGTTTACTTGCTTAAATGATGTGACTGCGAGAGATATACAGCGGGCCGATGTTCAGTTCACACGGGGAAAATCGTTTGACACCTTTTGCCCGATCGGCCCGCAGATCGAGACCGAACTAGACGTTGCTGATATCGAGGTGCAGTGCCGCGTTAATGGTGAAGTGCGGCAAACTGGGCGAACTTCGCAGATGGTCTTCCCTGTCGAGTTCCTGGTCCGGTATATCTCGCGGCAGATGACGCTGATGCCCGGCGACGTGATCGCGACCGGAACACCAGCCGGTGTTTCCCAACTTCATCCGGGTGACGTCTGCGAGGTCATAATCGAAGGGATCGGAACACTCAGCAATCCCGTTATCGCAAAACCCGCACAGCCTTAA
- a CDS encoding DUF402 domain-containing protein, with translation MTPGSTIEVVSLEWDRNVRRRWLCELIKAENVLIELKGEFDRDVEHPSLGLIEKGTVSAEYFWLDRPYNIFAFTRPDGNFRNWYCNVSLLPQFEGSTLSFVDLELDVLIWPGQAPLVLDRDDLEVLSKRLDTTGTMKVLAEDGLANLLQHIEFKHYPFSLLEGKP, from the coding sequence ATGACGCCGGGAAGCACGATCGAGGTCGTTTCGCTTGAGTGGGACAGAAACGTCCGGCGACGGTGGCTTTGCGAACTGATCAAGGCAGAAAACGTCTTGATCGAGTTGAAAGGTGAATTTGATCGTGATGTCGAGCATCCGTCACTGGGCCTCATCGAGAAGGGTACGGTTTCGGCCGAGTATTTCTGGCTCGATCGGCCTTATAACATCTTCGCCTTCACCCGGCCCGACGGGAATTTCCGTAACTGGTATTGCAATGTCTCTTTACTGCCGCAATTTGAAGGCAGCACTTTAAGTTTTGTCGATCTTGAGCTGGATGTCCTGATCTGGCCAGGACAAGCACCACTTGTTCTTGACCGAGACGACTTAGAGGTATTGTCTAAGCGTTTAGACACGACCGGGACAATGAAGGTGCTGGCTGAAGACGGACTCGCTAATTTATTGCAGCATATAGAGTTTAAGCACTATCCATTTTCCCTGCTTGAGGGTAAACCTTAA
- a CDS encoding universal stress protein: MKILLATDGSKQSEAAIDMLKNFSFKATDEMKIVSVVDMAVPMAIDIYGGYLPDTTEMEKTAREHAEKVLSETCERLEGICTNLTVTSDVLFGSPESRIVETAEEWGADLIVVGSHGYSRWERLLLGSVSQSVVHHAPCSVMVVRPPAE; encoded by the coding sequence ATGAAGATACTTTTAGCGACCGACGGCTCAAAGCAGAGCGAAGCCGCCATCGACATGCTCAAGAATTTCTCGTTCAAAGCGACTGACGAAATGAAGATCGTCAGCGTCGTCGATATGGCCGTCCCGATGGCCATCGACATTTATGGCGGCTATCTTCCGGATACGACCGAAATGGAAAAGACGGCCCGCGAACACGCTGAAAAGGTGCTTTCGGAAACCTGCGAGCGGCTTGAGGGCATCTGCACAAATCTAACTGTCACGAGCGATGTGCTATTTGGTTCGCCTGAAAGCCGTATTGTTGAAACGGCCGAAGAATGGGGCGCGGACCTGATCGTCGTAGGCTCGCACGGCTATAGCCGTTGGGAGCGGCTGCTTCTTGGCTCGGTTTCGCAGTCGGTCGTGCATCATGCGCCGTGTTCGGTGATGGTGGTTCGCCCGCCGGCGGAATAA
- the hslU gene encoding ATP-dependent protease ATPase subunit HslU, with translation MPIYLSGETDLKEATPRLDDMTPRQIVAELDKYVVGQAAAKRAVAVALRNRIRRQKLPAEIARDVLPKNILMIGSTGVGKTEIARRLARIADSPFVKIEASKFTEVGYVGRDVESMIRDLADAAVEMAKQAAYDDVLPRAEENTEEVLLDVLLPRTDLGYSSTPDTTDAEARHTRTREKLREQLRRGDLDDRLIEMDTQEKPNTTIDFIGGQGMEEMGVNIKDMFGNLFPSKTVRRKMKVAEARKYVLREQQELLIDSEQVTRSALDKAQNSGIVFLDEIDKIAGREASSGPDVSREGVQRDLLPIVEGTNVNTRYGMISTEHILFIAAGAFHVAKPSDLIPELQGRFPIRVELEALTVEDLERVLTQPKNSLIKQYQALLSTEGIELSFTEDAVRRLAEMTAEINKVTENIGARRLHTLVEKLLEEISFEGSEIEEKVQNIDAAYVEARLSGLIANEDIQNYIL, from the coding sequence ATGCCGATATATTTAAGCGGAGAAACAGACCTGAAAGAAGCGACGCCGAGGCTCGATGATATGACGCCGCGGCAGATAGTTGCCGAGCTGGATAAATACGTCGTCGGTCAGGCTGCGGCAAAGCGTGCCGTCGCGGTCGCATTGCGAAACCGGATCCGCAGGCAGAAACTACCGGCCGAGATCGCTCGCGATGTGCTGCCGAAAAACATCCTGATGATCGGCTCGACCGGCGTCGGCAAGACGGAGATCGCCCGAAGGCTTGCCCGCATTGCCGATTCGCCGTTCGTTAAGATCGAAGCCTCAAAATTTACCGAGGTCGGCTATGTCGGCCGCGATGTCGAAAGCATGATCCGCGACCTAGCGGACGCCGCCGTTGAAATGGCGAAGCAGGCTGCATATGACGACGTTCTGCCGCGGGCCGAGGAGAACACAGAAGAGGTTTTGCTTGATGTGCTTCTGCCGCGGACGGATCTTGGATATTCATCAACGCCGGACACAACCGACGCCGAAGCCCGCCACACCCGGACTCGAGAAAAGCTTCGCGAGCAGCTCCGCCGCGGCGACCTCGACGACCGGCTGATCGAAATGGACACGCAGGAGAAGCCGAACACGACCATTGATTTCATCGGCGGCCAGGGGATGGAAGAAATGGGTGTGAACATAAAAGACATGTTCGGCAACCTCTTTCCTAGCAAGACCGTCCGGCGAAAGATGAAGGTCGCAGAGGCCCGCAAATACGTGCTCCGCGAACAGCAGGAATTGCTCATTGATAGCGAACAGGTCACTCGCTCTGCCCTTGATAAAGCACAAAACTCGGGCATCGTTTTCCTTGACGAGATCGACAAGATCGCCGGACGCGAGGCCTCAAGCGGGCCCGACGTTTCTCGCGAGGGAGTCCAGCGCGACCTGTTGCCGATCGTAGAAGGAACGAATGTGAACACCCGCTACGGGATGATCAGCACCGAGCATATTCTGTTCATCGCGGCCGGAGCTTTTCACGTCGCAAAGCCCTCGGACCTGATCCCGGAGTTGCAGGGCCGTTTCCCGATCCGGGTCGAACTTGAAGCGCTGACGGTCGAGGACCTGGAACGCGTTTTGACGCAGCCTAAGAACTCGTTGATCAAGCAATATCAGGCACTCTTAAGCACTGAGGGCATTGAACTTAGCTTTACCGAAGACGCGGTCCGCAGGCTTGCCGAGATGACGGCCGAGATAAACAAGGTCACGGAAAATATCGGTGCCCGCCGGCTGCATACGCTGGTCGAAAAACTGCTCGAGGAGATAAGCTTTGAGGGCAGCGAGATAGAGGAAAAAGTACAGAACATCGATGCTGCTTATGTTGAAGCTCGGTTAAGCGGCCTGATCGCGAACGAGGATATTCAGAACTATATTCTTTAG
- the recO gene encoding DNA repair protein RecO — MPLHESESIVLKTYNLAEADRIALFLTREAGIVRGVAKGSRRLHSKFGSSLEPFSIVNLEYFQKDERELVSIQKAELVVSSFEAASEPPFLRVFARFADLITVFAQPNLPAPLLYRMLRALIIIAAEKDADLTAIELYFEVWLLRIEGFLPDWSVCARCGREFDPVEAAELDAEDRLQCTRCSVKGRRPIAPGVRNTLLRILRLSPAEFLTDVESHREILRELSAIVFKMLSQAAGPNQAKATARPNI, encoded by the coding sequence ATGCCTCTGCACGAATCTGAAAGCATTGTCCTCAAGACCTATAACCTCGCCGAAGCGGACCGCATCGCGCTCTTTCTCACCCGCGAGGCGGGGATCGTCCGAGGCGTCGCAAAGGGCTCGCGACGGCTGCACAGCAAGTTCGGCAGTTCGCTCGAGCCATTCTCGATAGTCAATCTCGAGTATTTTCAAAAGGACGAACGCGAGCTTGTTTCGATCCAGAAGGCCGAGCTGGTCGTCTCTTCGTTCGAGGCCGCAAGCGAGCCGCCCTTTCTAAGGGTCTTCGCCCGCTTCGCCGATCTGATAACCGTATTTGCCCAGCCGAACCTGCCCGCTCCGCTGCTTTACCGCATGCTGCGGGCGCTTATTATTATTGCCGCCGAGAAGGACGCGGATCTTACGGCGATCGAGCTTTACTTCGAGGTTTGGCTGCTCAGGATCGAAGGTTTCCTGCCAGACTGGTCCGTATGCGCCCGCTGCGGAAGGGAATTCGACCCGGTCGAGGCCGCAGAGCTTGATGCCGAAGACCGGCTTCAATGCACGCGCTGCTCGGTAAAGGGAAGGCGGCCGATCGCCCCGGGCGTGCGGAATACATTGCTGCGGATCCTGCGACTATCGCCTGCTGAATTTTTAACAGACGTCGAAAGCCACCGCGAGATACTCCGCGAGCTTTCTGCTATCGTATTCAAAATGCTCTCGCAGGCGGCCGGCCCGAACCAGGCAAAGGCCACCGCCCGCCCGAATATTTAG
- a CDS encoding winged helix-turn-helix transcriptional regulator: MKFEDTVSHLLSRVATAHKAHLEKRLAAVGLHGGQLSVLFELWRRDGRRQVDLAREIGLATPTVNKILGGMIEVGLVDRTRLEDDARATRIYLTDEGHAMRAKVEEVWLEVEEELLSEFTESERLILFSLLTKVRNYYFGIDPDQVDD, translated from the coding sequence ATGAAATTTGAAGATACAGTAAGCCATTTGCTTTCGAGGGTCGCGACCGCACATAAAGCTCATCTCGAGAAGCGCCTTGCCGCCGTCGGACTCCACGGCGGGCAGCTCTCGGTGCTGTTTGAGCTATGGCGGCGCGATGGTCGTCGACAGGTGGACCTCGCCCGCGAGATCGGCCTGGCAACGCCGACGGTGAACAAGATCCTCGGCGGGATGATCGAGGTCGGGCTAGTTGACCGGACACGGCTTGAGGACGATGCCCGTGCGACCCGAATTTACTTGACCGATGAAGGGCATGCTATGCGGGCGAAGGTCGAGGAGGTCTGGCTTGAGGTGGAGGAGGAACTGCTCTCTGAGTTCACGGAGTCAGAGAGATTGATTCTTTTTTCCCTGCTTACGAAGGTCCGGAACTACTACTTCGGTATTGATCCCGACCAAGTGGACGATTGA
- the hslV gene encoding ATP-dependent protease subunit HslV, with protein MVQGRDERIRSTTILLVQREGAVAMAGDGQVTLGDTVIKSSARKVRRLHEGTILAGFAGATADAFTLLTRFEAKLNEFQGQLERAAIELTKEWRTDRYLRHLEALMIVADKRTAFLISGKGDVIASDDGLLAVGSGSSYALAAARALIKHTPLSAREIAEESLQIAGDICIYTNSSVIVEEL; from the coding sequence ATGGTTCAAGGACGCGACGAGCGGATCCGCTCTACAACGATATTGCTTGTCCAACGCGAGGGTGCTGTTGCGATGGCCGGCGACGGTCAAGTCACGCTCGGCGATACGGTAATCAAGTCCTCCGCCCGCAAGGTCCGCAGGCTTCACGAGGGCACGATACTCGCTGGATTTGCCGGAGCAACCGCCGATGCTTTCACGCTGCTGACGCGGTTTGAGGCCAAGCTGAACGAGTTTCAGGGCCAGCTCGAACGAGCGGCGATCGAGCTAACAAAGGAATGGCGGACAGACCGATATCTGCGTCACCTTGAGGCTCTGATGATCGTTGCCGATAAGCGGACGGCGTTTCTGATCTCGGGCAAAGGCGACGTTATCGCATCGGATGACGGACTGCTCGCGGTCGGTTCCGGCAGCAGCTATGCGCTTGCGGCCGCACGGGCTTTGATTAAGCACACGCCGCTTTCGGCCCGCGAGATAGCCGAGGAATCGCTGCAGATCGCCGGTGATATCTGCATTTATACAAATTCGAGCGTGATAGTTGAGGAGCTTTGA
- a CDS encoding FHA domain-containing protein: MGVLEKVRRWIDGETAELVLEEAARNAQVKPRSEAEEFVVTIAREIEAIIQREMLPLPQGTTIIPTEYNVFLSEADDKEWHGIKRRGLEQGLYHILAERAREIAGKKKLETRSFVIQLRVDGTLEQGKVRVMHSWEDSESSKTGVLKRPQALDTNPSLGQISSRQPKQAQPPPAPAYVPPRQPAQQPKPFDPTQQPTAVKLPVVRSDDGEVMTNVRPRATELYKLEIWRGGVRQSVLPIYSPEVTVGRGSRSRPVDVALTGDAEVSRQHLKVAMDGQGKYWAVNLGKNPASIGGYELPEGQLVPLTPGTNLVVCSYVLRVQPRS; this comes from the coding sequence TTGGGAGTACTGGAAAAAGTCAGGCGTTGGATAGACGGCGAAACCGCCGAACTCGTCCTCGAGGAAGCGGCCCGCAACGCGCAGGTAAAACCGCGGAGCGAGGCTGAGGAATTTGTCGTGACCATCGCCCGCGAGATCGAGGCCATCATTCAGCGTGAAATGCTGCCGCTCCCGCAGGGAACGACCATTATTCCGACCGAATACAATGTATTCCTGAGCGAAGCCGATGATAAGGAATGGCACGGCATAAAGCGTCGGGGGTTGGAGCAGGGCCTTTACCACATACTCGCCGAGCGGGCCCGCGAGATCGCCGGAAAGAAGAAACTCGAGACGCGATCGTTTGTCATTCAACTCAGGGTTGATGGCACTCTTGAGCAAGGCAAAGTTCGAGTGATGCATAGTTGGGAGGATTCGGAATCCTCGAAAACCGGGGTGCTTAAACGCCCTCAGGCTCTGGATACGAACCCGTCACTGGGTCAAATATCTTCTCGCCAACCGAAACAGGCTCAACCACCGCCCGCGCCGGCATATGTGCCGCCGCGGCAGCCAGCTCAGCAACCCAAACCGTTCGACCCGACGCAGCAACCGACCGCAGTGAAGCTGCCGGTCGTCCGCTCCGATGATGGCGAGGTAATGACAAACGTCCGGCCGCGGGCGACGGAGCTTTATAAGCTTGAGATATGGCGTGGCGGCGTTCGACAGAGCGTTTTGCCGATCTATAGCCCGGAGGTGACCGTCGGACGCGGGTCGCGGTCCCGGCCGGTAGACGTAGCACTCACCGGCGATGCTGAGGTCAGCCGCCAGCACCTCAAGGTCGCAATGGATGGCCAAGGAAAGTACTGGGCCGTAAACCTGGGCAAGAATCCGGCTTCGATCGGAGGATATGAACTGCCCGAAGGCCAACTCGTTCCGCTTACACCGGGAACGAATCTCGTTGTCTGCAGTTACGTTTTGAGAGTACAGCCGAGAAGTTAA
- a CDS encoding fibronectin type III domain-containing protein: MKARNAERSICLRRERRGLVAVVTLLAAVAVFSAACGKRTPPLPPKERVTQRAEINGFQRGNEVILSWQMPARNESPSSVLNISRIDVYRLAEPLTAPQSISEDDFASRAIIVAALKIEDGDFGLKQFTYRDSLQFAGQPVRLRYAVRYVNASGQKAAFSNFFLLEPASKVAKAPTVLQTELSQEDVRLTWEAPAANIDETTPPNIIGYNVYRSESREAAAKLLNQRPIADPDFRDTTFEFEKSYFYFVRTVSLGTGGESVESSASSIIEISPKDTFPPSAPRSITIAASPASISIFFPANPENDVVGYTIYRSEDSNAPLDRWTRVSPELLERTTFEDTRVESSKTYYYYITATDRFKNISQRSEVVSERVP, translated from the coding sequence ATGAAAGCTCGAAACGCTGAAAGATCGATCTGCCTGAGACGCGAAAGACGCGGGCTTGTGGCCGTGGTCACGCTGCTCGCGGCGGTTGCTGTTTTTTCGGCGGCATGCGGTAAGCGTACGCCGCCGCTCCCGCCGAAGGAACGAGTTACGCAGCGAGCTGAGATCAACGGGTTTCAGCGTGGAAATGAAGTGATACTTTCGTGGCAAATGCCGGCCCGGAACGAATCGCCCTCGAGCGTGCTGAACATCAGCCGTATCGACGTTTACCGCCTGGCCGAGCCGCTCACCGCGCCGCAATCGATCAGCGAGGACGATTTTGCCTCGAGGGCGATCATCGTGGCGGCCCTAAAGATCGAAGACGGCGATTTTGGCCTTAAGCAGTTTACTTATCGCGATTCGCTGCAGTTCGCCGGTCAGCCGGTGCGGCTGCGTTATGCGGTGCGTTACGTTAATGCTTCCGGGCAGAAAGCTGCCTTTTCGAACTTCTTTCTGCTCGAACCCGCGTCAAAGGTCGCAAAGGCTCCGACCGTTCTGCAAACCGAACTATCTCAAGAGGATGTGCGGCTGACCTGGGAAGCCCCGGCGGCGAATATCGACGAGACCACGCCGCCTAACATTATCGGCTACAACGTTTACCGCTCTGAATCGCGGGAAGCGGCGGCCAAGCTTCTCAATCAGCGGCCGATAGCGGATCCGGATTTTCGAGACACGACCTTTGAATTTGAGAAGAGCTATTTTTACTTTGTCCGGACGGTCTCGCTCGGCACCGGCGGCGAATCGGTTGAAAGCTCGGCGTCAAGCATTATCGAGATAAGCCCGAAGGATACCTTCCCGCCGAGTGCTCCGCGGTCGATAACCATCGCGGCCTCGCCGGCCTCGATCTCGATCTTTTTCCCGGCGAACCCGGAGAACGATGTGGTAGGTTACACGATCTATCGCTCGGAAGATTCTAATGCACCGCTCGACCGCTGGACGCGTGTTTCGCCTGAATTACTTGAGAGGACGACGTTCGAGGACACGAGGGTCGAGAGCAGCAAGACCTATTATTACTACATTACCGCCACGGACCGATTTAAAAACATCAGCCAGCGGAGCGAGGTCGTAAGCGAGCGGGTTCCTTAA
- a CDS encoding LptF/LptG family permease — MSFGPKIARYILGAIGPYILFSWLLLSVVLFIQQAGKFYEIFFSVNLPSGLVWQLASALLPSVIAFTCPMAVLVGTIIGLSRMQGDSELVAMRAAGIGNVQIVAPIALLGLGLSIFALVVNIYGVPAAAGAVRNIAIRAAILKLESPIEPGTFNTELAGFTIYAGRGDTATGEWRDLFIYAEDPKTGDVRLITSSGGRIDSSYENSELVLEEARAITLGKGTEGEKVTAENLGDIRIAIRTRRSELIERLNSAELSPQELGIGELVDYASANDGAERREAEVLVQRRLLLSFAPLIFAFLGAGMVLRFNRGGRGVGIFLALVTLLGFYLLSMIAEQFARAGTLPVVSASLLPLLASIGVVIWLFASQRMAGSGLRFERLGELMPTGIFERKGVQRSSILMDLTTGLRDFDIFSNLLKYFGITLAFLSVLFFVFTAFELWRFAAGKSGGFLLLGKYLFFLAPFVFLQIAPSAAMLAILATYVIKSRQNEIVAWIGSGQSIYRLLLPAIIFTLFLGVLLLLLSDNITPRANKIQEDLRRQLRETSTRVVSAGRVWVIDQDRVISFRHNTGASDNGVSEIYDGNSTRSLPDAFLLVRGKEGGAQTLYRSDLANWNGSELSSQSEWKILEIGANGQIRQGSSAESFGLLVDPVLGTVRKPSEMTLSEISQQSGVSRAESEKRSLAVAYHKRIGLLFLPVVVAFFTAPFAISLGRKGKVVSVGYAVAVWLVFMGISAAFEQLGLNGSIPALLSIWAPMLLFAAAGLFLLSRVRT, encoded by the coding sequence ATGTCATTCGGACCAAAGATCGCACGCTACATTCTCGGGGCCATCGGCCCTTACATCCTCTTTTCGTGGCTACTGCTCAGCGTCGTGCTCTTCATCCAACAGGCAGGGAAGTTCTACGAGATCTTCTTCAGCGTCAATCTGCCGTCAGGTTTGGTCTGGCAGCTTGCTTCGGCTCTCCTGCCGAGCGTCATTGCCTTCACATGCCCGATGGCGGTGCTGGTCGGGACGATCATCGGCCTTTCGCGAATGCAGGGCGATAGCGAACTGGTCGCCATGAGGGCAGCCGGAATTGGCAACGTGCAGATCGTCGCACCGATCGCTCTGCTCGGCCTCGGGCTTTCGATCTTCGCTCTCGTCGTCAATATTTACGGGGTTCCGGCGGCTGCGGGAGCAGTACGAAACATCGCCATTCGGGCGGCTATCCTGAAACTCGAGTCGCCCATCGAGCCTGGCACATTCAACACCGAGCTCGCCGGGTTCACGATATATGCCGGCCGCGGCGACACGGCCACTGGCGAATGGCGTGACCTCTTCATTTACGCCGAGGACCCGAAGACGGGAGACGTGCGTCTGATAACGAGTAGCGGAGGCCGGATCGATTCCAGTTATGAAAACTCAGAACTGGTGCTCGAAGAGGCCCGGGCGATCACGCTCGGAAAGGGAACCGAAGGCGAAAAAGTCACGGCCGAGAATCTCGGCGATATCCGCATCGCGATCCGCACGCGTCGATCGGAATTGATCGAGCGGCTTAACAGTGCCGAGCTTTCGCCGCAGGAACTCGGCATCGGGGAACTGGTCGATTATGCTAGCGCGAACGATGGGGCCGAGCGGCGCGAGGCCGAGGTACTCGTCCAACGGCGATTGCTGCTTTCCTTTGCACCGCTCATCTTTGCATTCCTCGGGGCAGGGATGGTGCTCCGCTTCAACCGCGGCGGCCGCGGAGTCGGCATTTTTCTGGCGTTGGTCACGCTACTAGGCTTCTATTTGCTCTCAATGATCGCGGAGCAATTCGCTCGTGCCGGTACGCTTCCGGTTGTAAGCGCGTCGCTTTTGCCGCTACTCGCGAGCATTGGCGTTGTGATCTGGCTCTTCGCAAGCCAGCGAATGGCGGGCTCGGGACTTCGCTTTGAACGGCTCGGCGAGCTTATGCCGACTGGGATCTTCGAGCGAAAGGGCGTCCAGCGGAGCAGCATCCTGATGGACCTGACCACCGGACTCCGCGATTTTGACATCTTTTCGAACCTGCTTAAGTATTTCGGCATTACGCTCGCATTTCTGAGCGTCCTGTTCTTCGTATTCACGGCATTCGAGCTCTGGCGGTTTGCGGCAGGGAAGTCGGGCGGGTTTCTACTTCTCGGGAAGTATCTCTTCTTCCTCGCACCCTTCGTTTTCCTGCAAATCGCCCCCTCGGCCGCCATGCTCGCCATACTCGCGACGTACGTCATCAAGTCACGGCAAAACGAAATAGTGGCCTGGATCGGATCGGGGCAAAGCATTTATCGTCTATTACTTCCGGCTATTATCTTCACGTTGTTTCTAGGTGTCCTGCTACTGCTTCTATCGGACAACATAACGCCACGTGCTAACAAAATTCAGGAAGACCTCCGTCGACAACTGCGCGAGACCAGCACTCGGGTAGTAAGCGCCGGCCGGGTCTGGGTGATCGATCAAGATCGGGTTATTTCTTTTCGCCATAATACAGGTGCGTCTGATAACGGAGTGTCTGAAATCTATGATGGCAATTCCACGCGCTCGCTGCCGGATGCGTTTCTTCTGGTTCGTGGTAAGGAAGGAGGAGCGCAAACTCTGTACCGTTCCGATTTGGCCAACTGGAATGGCTCGGAGCTCTCTTCGCAGAGTGAATGGAAGATTCTCGAGATTGGGGCCAATGGGCAGATCCGGCAGGGAAGTTCGGCAGAAAGCTTTGGCCTTTTGGTCGATCCGGTGCTCGGCACGGTCCGAAAGCCGAGCGAGATGACATTATCAGAGATCTCGCAGCAATCTGGAGTGTCGCGGGCCGAATCGGAAAAGCGGAGCCTCGCCGTCGCCTACCACAAACGCATCGGCCTGCTTTTTCTACCGGTTGTCGTCGCTTTTTTCACGGCCCCGTTTGCCATCTCGCTGGGCCGGAAAGGGAAGGTCGTCTCGGTCGGATATGCCGTCGCTGTCTGGCTTGTGTTTATGGGGATTTCGGCCGCTTTTGAGCAGCTTGGGCTTAATGGTTCGATCCCCGCTTTGCTCTCCATCTGGGCGCCAATGCTCCTTTTCGCCGCCGCCGGCCTCTTCCTCCTCTCCCGCGTCCGAACGTGA
- a CDS encoding gamma-glutamyl-gamma-aminobutyrate hydrolase family protein, with amino-acid sequence MASRPRIGITTRLELETGRFYLGRHYSEAVWAAGGVPVMLPLIAEKGFIDAAVSTLDGLLLPGSDTDPDPARYGEEPAIGLKKVIFEKDETDRLAILAADQLGLPILGICFGMQILNVVRGGSLVQDIPSEVPKALKHEQGMPLERLSHRIDIENGSVLAEIASAEDGERRVNSHHHQSVKAVGSGLQISARAADGVIEAVEGTDRSRFQIGVQWHPELCWGFDRFSRELFEQFVEACHGRTLEAGT; translated from the coding sequence ATGGCATCGCGGCCAAGAATCGGAATAACAACACGGCTCGAGCTTGAGACCGGAAGATTTTATCTAGGGCGGCATTATTCCGAAGCTGTATGGGCGGCCGGTGGGGTTCCTGTGATGCTGCCTTTGATCGCAGAAAAGGGTTTTATCGACGCGGCCGTCTCGACACTTGACGGGCTGCTATTGCCCGGAAGCGATACCGACCCCGATCCGGCACGTTACGGCGAGGAGCCTGCGATCGGGCTGAAGAAGGTGATATTTGAGAAGGACGAGACTGACCGGCTTGCGATCCTTGCCGCCGATCAACTCGGGCTGCCGATACTCGGCATTTGCTTTGGAATGCAGATATTGAACGTCGTCCGCGGCGGTTCGCTTGTTCAGGACATCCCAAGTGAAGTGCCGAAGGCTTTAAAGCACGAGCAGGGAATGCCACTCGAACGGCTTTCGCATCGGATAGATATTGAGAATGGAAGCGTGCTTGCCGAGATCGCGTCGGCGGAAGACGGCGAACGTCGAGTAAATTCGCACCATCATCAATCGGTCAAGGCAGTCGGCTCGGGACTGCAGATCTCGGCCCGGGCGGCAGATGGAGTTATCGAAGCGGTCGAGGGAACTGACCGTTCCAGATTTCAGATCGGCGTGCAATGGCATCCTGAGTTGTGTTGGGGGTTTGACCGGTTCTCACGGGAGCTATTTGAGCAATTTGTCGAGGCTTGCCATGGGCGGACGCTCGAAGCGGGCACCTAA